From a region of the Cyprinus carpio isolate SPL01 chromosome B21, ASM1834038v1, whole genome shotgun sequence genome:
- the LOC122141194 gene encoding fructose-bisphosphate aldolase C — MTHQYPALTTEQKKELQDIAQRIVAPGKGILAADESTGSMAKRLNPIGVENTEENRRLYRQILFSADERIDKCIGGVIFFHETLYQKADDGTPFAKMIKDRGIVVGIKVDKGVVPLAGTNGETTTQGLDGLSERCAQYKKDGADFAKWRSVLKISETTPSELAIMENANVLARYASICQQNGIVPIVEPEILPDGDHDLKRCQYVTEKVLAACYKALSDHHVYLEGTLLKPNMVTAGHSCPTKFSNQEIAMATVTALRRTVPPAVTGVTFLSGGQSEEEASINLNAINTCPLTKPWALTFSYGRALQASALTAWRGVKENEKPATEEFIKRAEANGLAAQGKYSSSGTGGSAGQSLYVANHAY; from the exons ATGACGCACCAATACCCCGCACTCACAACTGAGCAGAAGAAGGAGCTCCAGGACATCGCTCAGCGTATCGTAGCTCCTGGGAAGGGCATCCTCGCTGCAGATGAGTCCACAG GTAGTATGGCAAAGCGCCTGAACCCCATTGGCGTCGAGAACACCGAGGAAAACCGCCGTCTGTACCGCCAGATCCTTTTCTCTGCTGATGAGCGCATTGACAAGTGCATTGGTGGTGTCATCTTCTTCCACGAGACCCTTTACCAGAAAGCTGATGATGGCACACCCTTTGCCAAAATGATCAAGGACAGGGGCATTGTTGTGGGAATCAAG GTGGACAAAGGTGTCGTCCCTCTGGCAGGAACAAATGGAGAGACCACAACACAGG GGCTTGATGGCCTGTCAGAACGCTGTGCTCAGTATAAGAAAGACGGTGCAGACTTTGCCAAGTGGAGGTCTGTGCTGAAGATCAGCGAGACCACTCCTTCAGAGTTAGCCATCATGGAGAACGCTAACGTCCTGGCTCGCTACGCCAGCATCTGCCAGCAG AATGGGATTGTGCCCATTGTTGAGCCAGAGATTCTACCTGATGGTGACCACGACTTGAAACGCTGCCAGTATGTTACAGAGAAG GTCCTTGCTGCCTGCTACAAGGCCCTGTCTGACCATCACGTCTATCTGGAGGGAACTCTTCTGAAGCCCAACATGGTGACAGCTGGACACTCCTGCCCCACCAAATTCTCCAATCAGGAAATCGCCATGGCTACAGTGACAGCCTTGCGCCGTACCGTTCCCCCCGCAGTAACAG GTGTGACATTCCTCTCTGGAGGTCAGAGTGAGGAGGAGGCATCTATCAACTTGAACGCCATCAACACCTGCCCTCTGACAAAACCCTGGGCCCTCACCTTCTCCTATGGACGTGCCCTGCAGGCCTCAGCCCTCACCGCCTGGCGCGGAGTCAAGGAAAATGAGAAGCCCGCCACAGAGGAGTTCATCAAGCGTGCTGAG GCTAATGGATTGGCTGCTCAAGGCAAGTACAGCTCCTCTGGAACCGGTGGATCAGCGGGACAGTCCCTGTACGTGGCCAATCATGCCTACTGA
- the pigs gene encoding GPI transamidase component PIG-S: MAALQLEKQRGRYAALAIAAVVIVVGIPLWWKTTETYRAWLPFSEISELDSLQLQLSVDIEVVFSRGTLTPEQQKKFPLSHVNEKEHQVDAKTGLRYKYETRYRTATIMEEDALNQPTAAEADLSLHMLSESSCGSVVVYVIPESSTLLPEDVKVYVGQRRTALLRSPPFKTSWSLKEVLSNLDVEVEQVVSTMSFGHQDIVAALSNRVRMTKVTKESMADSMRAIKSSPGYEITFSLLNPDPKSHSLHWDIEGAVQSYIQPLLNKLAPIANFSVDSQILYYAVLGVNPRFDNSVSAYTLSADSLSHVINPVEARLGSNAASSNPVLNFLLYVPDAHHSPLFIRDHSKREVPSNAFHSPRWGGIMVYNVNEMYGPEAERPVDININMAKVMGVFLAQLRLMLGVQHTHPPTGFVLQSPGSAGLADWELDRLLWSRSVENIATASTTITSLAQLLDQIGNIVINDNIAQQVSSAVTSLQSAVAELEAGNLAFALQYSREAILASERAFFDPSLLHLLYFPDDQKFAIYIPLFLPMCVPIVLSLLKIVSEAKKRRADKQAKSD, encoded by the exons ATGGCAGCCCTGCAGCTTG AAAAGCAGCGAGGGCGATATGCTGCCCTGGCCATCGCTGCAGTGGTCATTGTGGTGGGCATCCCACTCTGGTGGAAGACCACAGAGACCTACCGCGCCTGGCTCCCTTTCTCTGAGATCAGCGAGCTCGACTCCCTGCAG CTTCAGCTAAGTGTTGATATCGAGGTGGTCTTCTCTCGAGGAACACTGACCCCAGAACAGCAGAAAAAGTTTCCACTTAGCCATGTCAATGAAAAGGAGCACCAAGTTGATG CTAAAACAGGTTTGCGGTACAAATATGAAACCAGATATCGCACTGCCACTATAATGGAGGAAGACGCCTTGAATCAGCCCACTGCTGCAG AGGCAGATCTGTCCTTACACATGCTCTCTGAGAGTTCTTGTGGGTCTGTGGTTGTATATGTGATCCCCGAGTCCTCCACCCTTCTGCCAGAG GATGTGAAAGTGTACGTGGGGCAACGGCGCACTGCGCTGCTACGTTCTCCTCCCTTTAAAACTTCTTGGAGTCTGAAGGAAGTCTTATCAAATCTGGATGTGGAGGTGGAGCAGGTGGTAAGCACCATGTCCTTCGGTCACCAGGATATAGTAGCTGCTCTGAGCAACCGTGTCCGCATGACCAAAGTGACTAAGGAGAGTATGGCAGACAGCATGCGGGCCATCAAATCCAGTCCTG GCTACGAGATCACATTCAGTCTGCTCAACCCAGACCCAAAGTCACACAGTCTTCACTGGGATATCGAAGGCGCCGTTCAAAGCTACATTCAGCCTTTATTGAACAAACTCGCCCCTATAGCCAACTTTTCAGTGGACTCTCAG ATTCTGTATTATGCCGTTCTGGGTGTGAATCCTCGATTTGACAACAGTGTGTCAGCCTATACACTCAGTGCAGACAGCTTATCACATGTTATCAACCCTGTTGAGGCCAGACTAG GTTCCAATGCAGCTTCCTCTAACCCTGTCTTGAACTTCCTGCTATATGTGCCAGATGCCCACCACTCTCCTCTTTTCATCAGAGACCACAGCAAACGGGAGGTGCCCTCTAACGCCTTCCACAGCCCTCGTTGGGGCGGCATTATG GTGTACAATGTGAATGAAATGTACGGACCTGAAGCTGAACGTCCTGTAGATATCAACATTAATATGGCGAAAGTGATGGGTGTGTTTTTGGCACAGTTACG GCTCATGCTGGGAGTGCAGCATACTCATCCTCCCACAGGCTTTGTGCTGCAGAGTCCAGGCAGCGCTGGACTGGCTGACTGGGAGCTGGACCGGCTACTGTGGAGCCGCAGTGTGGAGAACATCGCCACCGCCAGCACCACCATCACCTCGCTGGCTCAGCTCCTCGACCAGATTGGAAACATCGTCATCAATGACAACATCGCACAGCAG GTTTCCAGTGCAGTGACATCACTTCAGTCTGCTGTCGCCGAGTTGGAGGCCGGGAACCTGGCCTTTGCGCTTCAGTACAGCAGGGAGGCCATTTTGGCTTCAGAGAGGGCCTTTTTCGACCCCTCTCTTTTGCATCTTCTTTATTTTCCAGACGATCAGAAATTCGCCATCTATATTCCTCTTTTCCTACCCATGTGTGTACCTATTGTGCTCTCGCTACTGAAAATTGTGAGTGAAGCTAAGAAAAGGCGAGCAGATAAACAAGCCAAAAGTGACTGA